The following proteins come from a genomic window of Diadema setosum chromosome 20, eeDiaSeto1, whole genome shotgun sequence:
- the LOC140243970 gene encoding uncharacterized protein: MACGALSFVLGWKSAGVHVLKIQAVEKRTLHSEDGSGPINLASHTEDNTPLVKGSAVRVLREEQTSRQWVILASTNLAFLDFTNNWLESLKRCGITDHVTIIAEDKDVYEKLRNRTDITLDVRLTSAARLSSELLQFGSEDYLKLVNKRPEYIRDFLRQGIDVIFSDVDTVWLQNPLSYFTGDYDIHFEKDLYEDATRPDMICAGFAYYSATNATINFIQNWIDFIEKRPNIPDQQVLNRLMKKPNIRKSLNLNFLDPRRFPNGNDFFNEEWREKHADIKPVVVHNNWIKGHDVKIERFRNVSMWYL; encoded by the exons ATGGCGTGTGGGGCTCTTAGCTTTGTTCTTGGGTGGAAATCGGCTGGAG TGCACGTGCTCAAAATTCAAGCGGTCGAGAAGCGGACACTCCACTCTGAAGATGGTAGTGGACCGATTAACCTGGCAAGCCATACTGAGGACAACACGCCCTTGGTCAAGGGTTCTGCTGTCCGAGTGCTTCGTGAGGAGCAAACATCGCGTCAGTGGGTCATACTCGCTTCCACAAACCTTGCCTTTCTGGACTTTACGAACAACTGGCTGGAAAGCCTTAAGAGATGCGGTATAACCGACCACGTGACCATTATCGCCGAGGACAAGGATGTCTACGAGAAACTGCGTAACCGAACCGACATCACCCTTGACGTGCGACTGACTAGCGCCGCCAGACTGTCCAGCGAACTCCTGCAGTTTGGCTCTGAAGACTACCTTAAACTGGTCAACAAACGACCCGAGTACATCCGGGACTTCCTGCGCCAGGGTATCGACGTCATCTTTAGTGACGTCGACACCGTTTGGCTGCAAAATCCTTTGTCGTATTTTACTGGCGACTATGACATCCACTTCGAAAAGGATCTATACGAGGACGCAACGCGTCCAGACATGATATGCGCGGGTTTTGCTTACTACAGCGCCACCAACGCTACGATAAACTTTATTCAGAACTGGATTGACTTCATTGAGAAGCGACCGAACATACCCGACCAGCAGGTTCTCAATAGGCTCATGAAGAAGCCAAACATTAGAAAATCGCTGAACCTGAATTTTCTGGACCCCAGACGGTTCCCGAACGGAAACGATTTCTTTAACGAGGAATGGCGGGAGAAACACGCCGACATCAAACCTGTGGTCGTACACAACAACTGGATAAAAGGGCACGATGTAAAGATTGAACGTTTCAGAAATGTTAGCATGTGGTATTTATGA
- the LOC140243827 gene encoding choline dehydrogenase, mitochondrial-like, whose translation MNLSTTSAVARQGLRNLGTSHRIRHCRPFSVQKKDVSNEFTHVIVGAGSAGCVLANRLSAYPSNKVLLLEAGLKDHTWQIHMPAALKYPLSSKRYNWYYHTVPQSHLDNRKMYWPRGKVLGGSSSINAMCYVRGHPYDYDRWETEGANGWSYADCLPYFKRAQCHELGGNDYRGGSGPLNVSRGKTNNPLFEAFIEAGLQSGYPYTDDMNGFQQEGFGYMDLTIHNGVRWNTANGYLRKGGVQKRQNLTISSRSLAHRIIFDGNKAVGVEYMQNKVRRVARAAEDVILSGGAINSPQLLMLSGVGNADDLTGLGIPVVAHLPGVGQNLQEHLDVHVQHRCTQPITLYTAQWKFPHNMIRIGVQWFLFQNGLGASSHLEVGGFIRSRPNVEHPDIQFHFLPSVVNDHGREPGTCHAFQVQVGNMRATSRGSIKLKSKDPLDHPILDPNHLATEIDRWEMRECIKLTREILAQPAFDPLRAEELQPGPSVQTDAEIDAFIRANAISAYHPSCTCKMGSEDDPMAVVDSSTRVFGVENLRVVDASVMPSIVSGNLNAPTIMIAEKAADIILGKAPLARADVPVWRPSTLKTQRCKGQDEPQKYAVVA comes from the exons ATGAATTTATCTACAACATCAGCAGTAGCCAGGCAAG GTCTGAGGAACCTTGGGACGTCACATCGCATTCGGCATTGTCGACCGTTCAGTGTGCAGAAGAAAGATGTCTCCAATGAGTTTACCCATGTCATCGTGGGGGCAGGGTCAGCTGGATGCGTCCTTGCCAACCGTCTCTCAGCATATCCCAGCAACAAGGTTCTTCTCTTGGAAGCTGGGCTGAAGGACCACACTTGGCAGATACACATGCCTGCTGCCCTAAAGTATCCTCTGAGCAGTAAGCGGTACAATTGGTATTACCATACTGTTCCTCAATCCCACCTGGATAACCGAAAGATGTACTGGCCCAGGGGTAAAGTGCTTGGTGGATCTTCCTCCATCAATGCCATGTGTTACGTCAGAGGACATCCCTATGACTATGACAGGTGGGAGACAGAGGGAGCAAACGGTTGGTCCTATGCGGATTGCCTCCCGTACTTCAAACGTGCACAGTGCCACGAACTCGGGGGCAATGACTACCGTGGAGGCAGTGGCCCACTCAATGTTTCAAGGGGCAAGACCAACAACCCTCTCTTTGAAGCTTTTATTGAAGCCGGATTACAGAGTGGGTATCCATACACTGACGATATGAATGGCTTCCAGCAAGAGGGGTTTGGATACATGGACCTCACCATCCACAATGGTGTTAGATGGAACACTGCAAATGGCTACCTTCGAAAGGGGGGTGTCCAGAAGCGGCAGAATCTCACTATCAGCTCGCGATCTTTGGCCCATAGAATCATATTTGATGGAAACAAGGCAGTTGGTGTCGAATACATGCAAAACAAAGTCAGGAGAGTTGCCAGGGCTGCAGAAGATGTGATATTGAGTGGCGGAGCCATAAATTCTCCGCAGCTCCTGATGCTCTCTGGCGTTGGAAATGCTGATGACTTGACAGGCCTGGGTATTCCAGTTGTAGCCCACCTTCCTGGTGTTGGGCAAAATCTTCAAGAACACCTGGACGTCCACGTACAACATCGATGCACTCAACCGATAACCCTATACACTGCACAATGGAAGTTTCCCCACAACATGATTCGAATTGGTGTTCAGTGGTTCCTGTTTCAGAATGGACTCGGTGCGAGTTCGCACCTCGAAGTTGGGGGCTTCATCCGCAGTCGCCCCAACGTCGAGCACCCAGACATCCAGTTCCACTTTTTGCCTTCAGTCGTAAATGACCATGGTCGTGAGCCTGGAACTTGCCATGCCTTCCAAGTTCAGGTAGGAAACATGAGGGCCACAAGCCGGGGGAGCATAAAACTGAAATCTAAAGATCCATTGGATCATCCAATCTTGGATCCCAACCACCTTGCAACAGAAATTGACAGATGGGAAATGCGCGAGTGTATCAAGCTCACTCGTGAGATTCTTGCACAACCTGCCTTCGATCCCCTCCGTGCCGAAGAGCTGCAGCCGGGACCATCTGTCCAGACGGATGCTGAGATTGATGCCTTCATCCGTGCAAACGCCATCAGTGCCTATCATCCATCATGCACCTGCAAGATGGGATCAGAGGATGATCCAATGGCTGTTGTGGACAGTAGCACCCGCGTCTTCGGTGTTGAGAATCTCAGGGTAGTGGACGCTTCTGTAATGCCGAGCATTGTTAGTGGGAACTTGAATGCCCCGACCATTATGATCGCAGAAAAGGCAGCGGACATCATTCTTGGAAAGGCGCCACTAGCCAGGGCAGATGTCCCAGTTTGGAGACCCTCCACCTTGAAGACCCAACGGTGTAAGGGACAAGATGAACCACAAAAGTATGCTGTAGTCGCATGA